The genomic DNA AACCTAGTGGGCGGGTACGTATCCACCACATACAAGGACGCTGCTGCCTTCCTGGTTCTCGTGATTGTTCTGTTCCTCAAGCCTTCTGGGATCCTGGTGAGGGGGGAGAGACGGTGAGGCGTTGGTGGCCAGTTGGATTGCTCCTCGCAGCTGGGGCCGTTCTGCCGCTGACCGGTGACTACAACCTGCACGTGTCGAACCTGTTCATGTTCTACGCCATATGCGTGCTTGGTCTGAACATCCTAGTCGGGTACACCGGCCAGTTCAGCCTGGCCCAGGCCGCGTTCTTCGGTATCGGCGCCTACGTGGCGACCCTATGCGTCCTGGATCTGCACCTTCCTCATGGAGTGGCCATAGTGGCCGCAGGGTTGTGCACAGGTGCGTTCGGTATTCTCCTTGGCCTTCCCACACTCAGGTTGAGTGGTGGGTACCTAGCCATAGCCACCGTGGCATTCGGCGAGACAATCAGGCTTGTGATGCTGAACTGGGTTCGTGTAACCCGAGGCTCATCTGGAATCCGCGGCATCCCAGCGTTTCGGGTGTTCGGGTACGAGTTTCTGACCTTGAAGTCGCAGTTCTATTTGACCTTATTCTTCTTTGCCCTGTGCGTATGGATCTACACCCGGATGATCCACTCTCACGTCGGCCGGGTTTTCACAGCCATCAGGGAGAACGAGCCTGCGGCCCGGGCGATGGGCATCAACACTCTATACTACAAGGTCCTGGCCTTTGCCTCGAGTTCCTTCCTGTGTGGGATAGCGGGCGGCCTATATGCGTTCACTATCCGGTTCATCAGCCCCGACAGCTTCGTGGCTTCAGAATCCATCGCCATGCTGTCTATGGTGGTGATTGGCGGAGTCGGCACCATATCCGGCGCCATCATAGGCGCCCTGCTTCTTACCTTCCTGCCGGAATGGCTCCGCTCCATGGGCGACTACCGGCTCTTGCTCTTCGGGTCGTTGCTGGTGGTTATGATGCTATTCATGCCTGACGGAATTGTTGGATTGGCAAACAAAGTCTTCGAGCGGTTCGGGCCTCGTCCGTCGGCTCGGGCGGAGGAGCGTGAGATAGATGGCACTTCTTGAAATCAAGGGCTTGAGTAAGTATTTCGGAGGCCTGAGAGCCTTAGACGATGTGACCCTCTCCGTCGCCGAGGGTGAGGTGTTCTCGGTAGTCGGCCCCAACGGATCCGGCAAGACAACGCTTTTCAACGTCATAAGCGGCATCTATGCCCCGACCAAGGGGAGCGTAAGATTCGGCGACCGGGATCTTACCGGGGCGGCCCCTCACCGTGTGGCACAGGCTGGCATCGGCAGGACATTCCAGAACGTCTCTCTGTTCCCGAAGATGTCAGTACAGGACAACGTGCTCCTGGCGATGCACTCGAGGAGGCGTGAGAACCTGGCAGCCGGAATCGCCCGGACTGCTGCATGGAACCGGGAGGAACGAGCGTGCATTAGACGGGCCCGGGAACTGTTGTGTTTCGTTGAACTTGGTGGGCGTGAGGGCGAGGCCGCAAGGAACCTTCCGTACGGCGAGCAGAAACGTCTGGAGATCGCACGGGCGCTAGCGCTTGAGCCCAAGTGCCTTTTACTCGACGAACCAGCCGCGGGCACCAACCCTAGTGAACTAGAAGTCCTGACCGAAGTCATTGCGCGCATTCGCGACCTCAAGGTCACGATCATGCTGATAGAGCACAGGATGGATATGGTCATGACGATCTCAGACCGGGTGCACGTGCTCAATCAGGGGAGGACGATTGCATGGGGTACACCGGCAGAGGTGTGTAGCAATCCTGAAGTAATAGAGGCCTATCTCGGGAAGGGGGCGAGCACTGGTGCTGCAGGTTAACGCCATCAACACCTACTATGATCGTGCTCACGTCCTCCGGGATGTTTCCCTCGAGGTCCGTCAGGGCGAGATAGTCACGCTCATCGGTGCAAACGGGGCGGGAAAGACAACTCTCCTGAAGACTGTGAGCGGTCTGCTCTGGCCAACCTCGGGCACCATCACGTTCCTGGGACGCGAAATGCAAAGAGCCTCGGTGGAGCAGATCATCCAAGCAGGTATCTCCCTCATCCCTGAGGGCAGGAGGGTCTTCCCCAGGATGACAGTGCTGGAGAACCTGACCTTAGGCGCGTTCCTCAGGCGTGATCGTGCCGAGATTCTGTCGGATATTGACTATGTGTTCGGGCTTTTCCCCAGGCTTGCCGAGCGCAAGTCGCAGATGGGTGGCACTTTGAGCGGTGGGGAGCAGCAGATGCTGGCCATAGGACGGGCGTTGATGTCCCGGCCCAAGCTTCTTCTCTGCGACGAACCGTCGATGGGCCTCGCCCCCATACTCGTCGAGAGCACGTTCGAGATAATCAAGAAACTTCGGTCCGATGGCACTACGGTGCTTCTGGTGGAGCAGAACGCGAGGGTAGCCCTATCCATCGCGGACAGAGGGTATGTCATGCAGAACGGGCAGATAGTCATGGGAGACCGCGCAGACCGACTTCTCGAGGACCCTGGAGTCAGACGCGCCTATCTCGGCATGGCGGCGGCAGCGCGGCCCGAAACTCGGGGGTGAGTAGTTGCTGGACGTCGTTTTCGAAGGTGGCAGGATAGTCGACGGAACCGGGAACCCTTGGTTCTACGGGGATGTTGGAGTGCACGACGGCAAGATAGTCTCCATCGCACGGCGTGTTAGAGAGACTGCTGCGGAGCGGATAGACGCTCGGGGGCTCGTCGTGGCGCCGGGGTTTGTTGATGTGCATGCCCACTCGGATTTCAGTCTTTTCTACGACCCTGCGATCATGTGCAAACTGCGCCAGGGAATTACGACTGAGGTCACAGGGAACTGCGGACTCTCCGCAGCGCCACTTAGGGACGGACGGCTCAGTCGGATGCAAGCGGATATCTGCGCGGACATGGAAGTAGAGCTGAAATGGACGACCTTTGAGGAGTACCTCGAGTGCGCGAAGGCCGCTCCACTCGGGACGAACGTGGGGTGGCTCGTGGGGTACAACACCGTGCGCGAGTGGGTGGCCGGTGTTAAGCCGACACTTACCTCAGCTGAGCAGGGCTTGATCCTGGAGGTAGTCGGGCGGGCGATGGAGGCAGGTGCCCTGGGACTCAGTTCGGGGCTGGTTTACGAGCCTGGCAATTACGCAACCGTTGATGACCTGGTCGAGGTGTGCCGAGTGGTGGCCGGATGGGGTGGGATCTACTCGAGCCACACGCGAGGTCTTCGCGAGACTCTTGCGGAGGGGGTTGCTGAGGCCATCGAGATTGGACGCAGGGCGGAAGTACCGGTACAGATTTCGCATCTGACGCCGCAGTACGGCGGCTGGGACCGCATCCAGCTCGCTCTGGATCGCATTGACGCTGCCCGGGCCGAAGGGGTCGATGTCTGTTTCGACCTACACCTGGACGAGGTGGGTGGAACCAGCGCGCTCGCGACGTTGCCACCGTGGGTGAAGGAAGGTGACGTGGATGCCATGATCGGCAGGCTCACCGACCCCCGAATGCGCGCCCAGGTCAGTGCGGAAGTTCGAGAGTTCGTGGGGCCCGGCACCTCCGGGTTCATCCGTCACTCCTGCTGGGATCTGCTTCGTGTGGCGAGCGCGCCGGGCACGCCGGACCTGGTGGGGAAGTCGTTCGAGGAAATCGCGAAGGTGAGTGGGAAGGCGCCGATCGACACCTACTTCGACATCATCGTAGCCAATCGGGGTAAATTGCAGCTCACTGGCCTATACACCCCGGCTGAGGAGATCCGGAGGGTTCTTGCGCATCCAAGATCCATGGTGGCCACGGACGCGGTGAGCCCGTCGAGGACTCAGCGGGTAACGACTCCCAGGAACTACAGTACGATGCCGAAACTCCTGGGCCGGTATGTGCGCGAGGAAAGCCTGCTCTCCTTGGAGGAAGCCGTTCAGAAGATAACCTCGCGTCCGGCGATCCGGTTCGGGCTCCGAGGGCGGGGGATACTCGCCGAGGGTTTTTGGGCGGACGTGGTCGTATTCGATCCGGTCACGGTGGGGCCTGTCGTAACCGATGAAGGTGTCATGAATGGAGAGGACTACCCGGACCCCTACGCTCGCGGCATCCTCTACGTTGCAGTGAATGGGATACTCGAGATCAGGGAAGGCCGGCCCACCGGCATGCTTGCGGGCAGGCCTCTCCTCCGCGCGTGAGCCATGTACGACTACCGTCGGTTAATTCAACGCAGAGCAAGGAGGGTACGTTATGGGAAAGCAGACCATAAGTCCAAGGCCGGGTGGGCCCCCTGTGGCAGTGCGAGCAGGTTCGCTCATCTTCTTCTCCGGGATCGATCCAAAGTCACCTGAAGCGCCTGGCGGGATCCACGCTATGGGTGAGATAGGTAAGCAGACGGAGTTCGTCATCGAGAAGCTCATCCGGGCGCTCGGAAGCATGGGGTTGACGCTGGACGATGTTGTGAAGGTGAACGCCTACATAGACGACGCCAGGAAGTGGCCTGAGTTCAACGCCGCGTACAACAGGCACTTCACGAGGGATGAGACGAGGCCTGCTCGTGCAACGATTCCGGCCGGGAGGTTTGACGAGGGTATGTGCGTCGAGCTGGACGTTGTGGCCCTGGCCCCAGAAGGAAGGTGAGCTACCGTGGCCGTTCTGTACTCTGCCCCGGACACTGTAGAGCAACTCTCGGGCTTGAGCCTTCGGGGCACAATGCTCACAACCACTCAGTGCCATGATAGAAGGCACGTCCTTCCATTCGTGCTGTCCCACAGGGGGAAGGACTACTTCCTAGTCAGGCAGGTCGAATTGGGCAACTTGGCCGGCGCGGGATTCACCCATCTGCCGGTAGTCCCGTTCCTTCCGTATTTCCTCCCGGACCCAGTGGAAGGTGTGCATGAGACGGCGGCCAAGGCGGCGCTTGCAGTGGCGGGATCGGACCCCATTACTGTGGACGCGGCTACTCCCGTGTCCGTTTTCGAGGAACTGGGCGGAGCTGCCACGGTTTCTGTGCAGAGAGAACCGGGCGTCCCGGTGTGGGCGTACAAGTTGACACGGCAGAAAGTCCTGGGGGCTTTCAACCACCACAGGCCGGAAGTCGTGGATGTGGCTCAGAGACTGACTGCAGGCCATCCCCAGGCTGACCGGCTTGGGCGTTGGTACGCTGCCGACGAGAATACCAGCTTCGAGCTTCTCGATCGCATGGCGGGCGAACGTGGGATAGGTGCGCTTTTGGCCACCTGGGTCACTGATTTCCAAGAACTAGCCGGTCTTCCGGGGAGGCTCGCGGAATTCGCCGGGTGCTGTGCGCTTTACCTGGTGGGGACGGGTGAGACGTGGGTGCTCGCGAAGGCAGGGTATGGTGTTCCAGGCGAAATGCCGGTTCGGTCGTATCCCGATATCGCGTCTGCAGTCCGCGATATAGCCGGGTCAGCAGTTGTAGGCTACGAGGCGGACACGATGGGTGCCTCTGCCTTCCTGGACCTCGTCGACCGGGGAGTTGATCTCGCTGACGGTGGCGGAGTGATGCGCGACTGGCGTGAGGAGAAGGCTCACTGCGATATTCCATACTTCGTGGTGTGCGCCATGGCCTCGCGTTACGCCATCGATAGCGCGATAGACTTCGCGCGACGCGCAATCCGCGGGGGAGTCCAGATCTCCGAAAAGGATGTCGACAGAATCTACGTCGCCCGGGTCCGTGAGTTCGCACGCGAATGGGCACTGCCGATTCAGCTGGAGCTGTATTTCACCAACAACCACGCGGGCGCAAGGAGCATCTACCCGTCACGTCCCGTGGACTACAAGTTAGATTCCGGTATCGTATCGCTCAAGGCGGATGCGGGGCTTTTCGCTTATGACGACGGGCTGTTTCACGCGTGCTCCGACATCGCCCGGACTCTGACCACTACCGGCCCTGCCTCCGAAGTCTTCGATGCCATGGAGAAGGTCATGCTCGAGCAGACGATCCCAGGCATCCTGCCCGGGATGACCGGCGCTGAGATCCACGAGATGGGGACTAATCAGATGGGCGGAAGTGAGCCCGTTTTCCGGATGCACGGGTTCATGCCCGACGGGTTCCACTGGCGGACCGGATACAAGAGAGACATAGGCCACGTGCTCGAAAGACAGGAATCGAACACCTTCGGCTTCAAACCCGGCGTGACACGGCCTGTGCATGCGGGAATGGTAGGGTGCGTGGAGTTCCACTGCGCCTACGACGGTCACGGCATGACCTGTGAGGATACTTTCGTGATAGATGAAGGCGGTGCTATAGTGATAAGCCGCGGCGCGGAGGAGTTCGGCTCATCCGGCATAGTCACGAACCGGCGTCGTTCGGGGTGCTGGGTGTTGTGACTTCGGGAAGATAGGGAGGTACACATGCTGTGGCGTTCACTTCTCGGGGGAGGGTATTAGCTGCCTTGGCTCGTCAGGAGCCGGATCGGGTGCCCTTCATGGAACTGAGAATTGATGAAGAGATGGAGCAGGAGTTGATGCAGAGGAGACACTTCACCCCCGCCGAGTTGTGCCGGGCTATCCACATGGATGGGTTTGGAATCGATTACTACCCGCCTGAGGTGGCACGGAGGGAGCACGCTGGAGACCGCGACTACGTGGTCGGCGGAGCTCTTACAACAAGGGACGAGGTCTCGCGGTTGACTCTGCCCAGGCTGGATCGGGAGTTCTTCTCGGAAGGGCGGAGACTGCTCGAAGAGTTCGGTGACGAATACGCGGTTTTTGCCAGAACCAGACTGGGACCGTCCTACGTCCTGTTGAACATGGGACTCGAGGGTTTCTCCTATGTGCTTTATGAGGACCCGTGGATAATCCAGGAGGTCATGCGGATCTACGCCGACTGGGCTTGTGAACTGCATCAGGCCTTATGCGAAATCGGCTTTCCGGTCATATGGGCGTGTGACGACCTGGCTTTCAAGACCGGCCCATTCTTCTCCCCTAACGTGCTCCGGGAGCTGTTCATGCCGGGCATGCGGAGAATCGCCGACAGTATTAAGGCACCTTGGATATTCCATTCCGATGGAGACTTGTCTCCCTTCTTGGATGATCTGGTCTCGCTGGGCATGAACGGCCTGCATCCGATAGAACAAGGTGCCATGGACATAGCAGATGTGAAGAGCAGGTATGGCGACCGCCTCTGTGTCATCGGGAACATTGATTTGCACTATACGCTCACCCTAGGAACACCAGAAGAGACGAAGCGTGAAGTCCTTGAGAGGATCCTTGCAGTTGCCCCAGGAGGTGGATACATTGTCTCGAGTGGGAACAGTATCACCCACTACTGCAAGGTTGAGAACGTCCGTGCCATGGTCAGGACGATCCACGAGTACGGCGAATACCCCATTGATTTGGAAAGGGTGCGAAGGGAGGTGAGATCCAGCGGGCGCTAGAAAGGTGATCACCGTAGGATCTGGCGGGGGTATGCATCACGCACTAGTGAGTCCAAACAACGAAGGAAGGAGCGATGGATTATGCGTCTTCGTGTAGGTGTCCTGGTTGCGCTTTTCCTTATGGTAGTGATGATAGGGGCTGGCACTGCTGCCCCGGAGCCGATCAGGATAGGGTGGATAGGCACCTTGAGTGGTCCTGCAGCATTCGCAGGGCAGTGCTCTCGCGCAGGAGTGCTTCTGGCGGTTGATGACATCAATGGCGCAGGGGGTATCAACGGCAGGCCTATCGAAGTCATCTTTGAGGACGATGAGTACACTCCTGCCAAGGCTGTCAACGCCATGCAGAAGCTGGTGTATAGCAACAACGTTCTCGCTGTCTTGAACCAGGGACCCAGTTCAGTTCAGCTCGCTACCATGCCCATAGCGGAGAAGGCCGGCGTCACACAGTTCGCCGTTGCAAGCAGCCACAAGAAGGT from Bacillota bacterium includes the following:
- a CDS encoding ABC transporter ATP-binding protein codes for the protein MLQVNAINTYYDRAHVLRDVSLEVRQGEIVTLIGANGAGKTTLLKTVSGLLWPTSGTITFLGREMQRASVEQIIQAGISLIPEGRRVFPRMTVLENLTLGAFLRRDRAEILSDIDYVFGLFPRLAERKSQMGGTLSGGEQQMLAIGRALMSRPKLLLCDEPSMGLAPILVESTFEIIKKLRSDGTTVLLVEQNARVALSIADRGYVMQNGQIVMGDRADRLLEDPGVRRAYLGMAAAARPETRG
- a CDS encoding amidohydrolase family protein codes for the protein MLDVVFEGGRIVDGTGNPWFYGDVGVHDGKIVSIARRVRETAAERIDARGLVVAPGFVDVHAHSDFSLFYDPAIMCKLRQGITTEVTGNCGLSAAPLRDGRLSRMQADICADMEVELKWTTFEEYLECAKAAPLGTNVGWLVGYNTVREWVAGVKPTLTSAEQGLILEVVGRAMEAGALGLSSGLVYEPGNYATVDDLVEVCRVVAGWGGIYSSHTRGLRETLAEGVAEAIEIGRRAEVPVQISHLTPQYGGWDRIQLALDRIDAARAEGVDVCFDLHLDEVGGTSALATLPPWVKEGDVDAMIGRLTDPRMRAQVSAEVREFVGPGTSGFIRHSCWDLLRVASAPGTPDLVGKSFEEIAKVSGKAPIDTYFDIIVANRGKLQLTGLYTPAEEIRRVLAHPRSMVATDAVSPSRTQRVTTPRNYSTMPKLLGRYVREESLLSLEEAVQKITSRPAIRFGLRGRGILAEGFWADVVVFDPVTVGPVVTDEGVMNGEDYPDPYARGILYVAVNGILEIREGRPTGMLAGRPLLRA
- a CDS encoding RidA family protein, which encodes MGKQTISPRPGGPPVAVRAGSLIFFSGIDPKSPEAPGGIHAMGEIGKQTEFVIEKLIRALGSMGLTLDDVVKVNAYIDDARKWPEFNAAYNRHFTRDETRPARATIPAGRFDEGMCVELDVVALAPEGR
- a CDS encoding ABC transporter ATP-binding protein; translated protein: MALLEIKGLSKYFGGLRALDDVTLSVAEGEVFSVVGPNGSGKTTLFNVISGIYAPTKGSVRFGDRDLTGAAPHRVAQAGIGRTFQNVSLFPKMSVQDNVLLAMHSRRRENLAAGIARTAAWNREERACIRRARELLCFVELGGREGEAARNLPYGEQKRLEIARALALEPKCLLLDEPAAGTNPSELEVLTEVIARIRDLKVTIMLIEHRMDMVMTISDRVHVLNQGRTIAWGTPAEVCSNPEVIEAYLGKGASTGAAG
- a CDS encoding branched-chain amino acid ABC transporter permease yields the protein MRRWWPVGLLLAAGAVLPLTGDYNLHVSNLFMFYAICVLGLNILVGYTGQFSLAQAAFFGIGAYVATLCVLDLHLPHGVAIVAAGLCTGAFGILLGLPTLRLSGGYLAIATVAFGETIRLVMLNWVRVTRGSSGIRGIPAFRVFGYEFLTLKSQFYLTLFFFALCVWIYTRMIHSHVGRVFTAIRENEPAARAMGINTLYYKVLAFASSSFLCGIAGGLYAFTIRFISPDSFVASESIAMLSMVVIGGVGTISGAIIGALLLTFLPEWLRSMGDYRLLLFGSLLVVMMLFMPDGIVGLANKVFERFGPRPSARAEEREIDGTS